A stretch of Roseibium porphyridii DNA encodes these proteins:
- the mraY gene encoding phospho-N-acetylmuramoyl-pentapeptide-transferase, whose amino-acid sequence MFYFLGEFADQISALNVFRYITFRTGGAIMTALFFVFLFGPKIIASLRIRQGHGQPIRSDGPESHLLTKKGTPTMGGLMILSGAMVATLLWTDLSNPYVWVVIFVTLGFGSIGFYDDYLKVTKSSHKGFGSKARLGLEFLIAGIAAYAVTVLDTSEFSEAITFPFLKDFTLNLGLIFIPFAAFVMVGAGNAVNLTDGLDGLAIVPVMIACASFGLIAYLSGNAVFANYLQIHHVSGTGELAVICGAVIGAGLGFLWFNAPPAAIFMGDTGSLALGGMIGAIAVATKHEIVLAIIGGLFVLEAVSVIVQVISFKLTGKRVFRMAPIHHHFEIMGWTESQVVIRFWIIAVVLALVGLATLKLR is encoded by the coding sequence ATGTTTTATTTCTTGGGGGAATTTGCGGATCAGATATCGGCACTGAATGTGTTCCGGTACATCACGTTCCGCACAGGCGGTGCGATTATGACCGCCCTGTTTTTTGTCTTTCTGTTTGGTCCCAAAATCATCGCCAGCCTGCGTATTCGCCAGGGCCATGGCCAGCCTATCCGGTCCGACGGACCGGAGAGCCATCTCCTGACCAAAAAAGGTACGCCGACGATGGGAGGACTGATGATCCTCTCCGGGGCAATGGTTGCAACCCTTTTGTGGACGGATCTCTCCAATCCCTATGTCTGGGTGGTGATCTTCGTGACGCTTGGTTTCGGCAGTATCGGCTTTTACGACGACTATCTCAAAGTGACGAAGTCATCTCACAAGGGCTTTGGCAGCAAAGCGCGCCTCGGTCTTGAATTTTTGATTGCCGGAATTGCTGCCTATGCGGTTACTGTGCTCGACACCTCGGAGTTTTCCGAGGCGATCACCTTTCCATTTCTGAAAGATTTCACGCTCAATCTCGGGCTGATTTTTATCCCCTTTGCCGCCTTTGTCATGGTCGGTGCAGGCAATGCGGTCAACCTGACGGACGGGCTCGACGGGCTCGCGATCGTGCCGGTGATGATCGCCTGTGCTTCCTTTGGTTTGATCGCTTATCTGTCCGGGAACGCAGTTTTTGCAAACTATCTGCAAATCCATCATGTTTCGGGAACCGGTGAACTCGCGGTCATTTGTGGCGCTGTCATTGGCGCTGGCCTTGGGTTCTTGTGGTTCAATGCGCCTCCGGCAGCGATTTTCATGGGCGATACGGGATCGCTTGCTCTGGGCGGCATGATTGGAGCTATTGCGGTCGCGACCAAGCACGAGATCGTTCTGGCAATCATCGGCGGTTTGTTCGTGCTTGAGGCCGTTTCCGTGATTGTTCAGGTCATTTCGTTCAAATTGACGGGCAAGCGGGTTTTCCGAATGGCCCCGATCCATCATCATTTTGAGATCATGGGCTGGACGGAAAGCCAGGTTGTGATCCGCTTCTGGATCATTGCCGTTGTGCTTGCTCTGGTTGGCCTTGCCACGCTGAAGCTGAGGTAG
- the murD gene encoding UDP-N-acetylmuramoyl-L-alanine--D-glutamate ligase: MIPVTTFANEKVALFGLGGSGLATARALKAGGADVVCFDDSEGRVQQATGEGLQTSNLRQIDWSDVSALVLAPGVPLTHPLPHWSVELARDAGVEIIGDVELFCREKRRLCPEAPLIAITGTNGKSTTTALVAHLLKELGLDVQVGGNIGTPVLDLETPQPGRHYVVECSSYQIDLAPSLDATVGIHMNLSPDHLDRHGSMENYAAIKERLVAGSKVAIVGVDDRLSSTIADRLELARKPVCRIAGERELTNGIYARHGRLFEAHEGMQSEVATLGGIDSLRGDHNGQNAAAAFAALRALELPADRIAEAMKTFPGLHHRMEVVSRQGRVLFINDSKATNADAAARALASFDRIYWIAGGRAKEGGISSLDEYFPKIAKTFLIGEAADAFAKTLDGRVPYKVSGTMPQAVKDAVAEAAEDDAAEIAILLSPACASFDQFPNFELRGAAFVDAVRALPGAGNTQEVA; this comes from the coding sequence ATGATCCCAGTCACCACTTTCGCAAATGAGAAGGTTGCCCTGTTCGGATTGGGCGGATCCGGACTTGCAACTGCGCGTGCTCTCAAGGCGGGCGGCGCGGATGTGGTGTGTTTCGACGACAGTGAAGGCAGGGTTCAACAGGCTACAGGCGAAGGCTTGCAAACAAGTAACCTGAGGCAGATCGACTGGTCGGATGTCAGCGCGCTGGTGCTTGCGCCAGGGGTCCCGCTGACGCACCCTCTGCCGCACTGGTCAGTTGAACTGGCAAGAGATGCAGGTGTCGAAATCATCGGCGATGTGGAGCTCTTCTGTCGCGAGAAGCGTAGGCTTTGTCCAGAAGCTCCGCTCATTGCCATCACCGGTACAAATGGGAAGTCGACGACAACTGCACTTGTTGCGCATCTCCTGAAAGAGCTCGGCCTGGATGTTCAGGTCGGCGGAAATATCGGCACGCCGGTTCTGGACCTGGAGACACCGCAGCCAGGCCGCCACTATGTTGTGGAGTGTTCTTCCTACCAGATCGATTTGGCACCTTCGCTCGATGCGACTGTCGGCATCCACATGAACCTGTCGCCTGACCACCTCGACAGGCATGGTTCCATGGAGAACTATGCCGCGATCAAGGAACGGCTGGTGGCTGGTTCGAAAGTTGCCATTGTCGGCGTGGATGACCGGTTGTCCTCAACAATTGCCGATCGCCTGGAACTTGCGCGCAAACCGGTTTGTCGGATCGCAGGAGAGCGAGAACTCACCAATGGTATATATGCGCGTCACGGTCGCCTCTTCGAAGCTCACGAAGGAATGCAGAGCGAAGTTGCGACGCTAGGAGGCATCGACAGTCTTCGAGGTGATCACAACGGTCAGAATGCTGCTGCTGCGTTTGCCGCATTGCGCGCGCTTGAACTGCCTGCAGACCGTATCGCTGAAGCTATGAAGACATTTCCGGGCCTTCACCATCGCATGGAAGTCGTTTCAAGACAGGGACGGGTGCTCTTCATCAACGATTCCAAGGCAACAAATGCGGACGCGGCGGCGCGGGCGCTGGCCAGCTTTGACCGGATATACTGGATTGCAGGTGGGCGTGCCAAAGAAGGCGGTATTTCTTCTTTGGACGAGTATTTCCCGAAGATAGCGAAAACTTTCCTGATCGGTGAAGCGGCGGACGCCTTTGCCAAGACACTGGATGGTCGCGTTCCCTACAAGGTCAGCGGAACGATGCCTCAAGCGGTCAAGGATGCCGTTGCCGAAGCGGCTGAAGACGACGCAGCCGAGATAGCGATTTTGCTGTCTCCAGCCTGTGCGAGCTTCGACCAATTTCCGAATTTTGAACTGCGGGGCGCTGCTTTTGTAGATGCGGTGCGTGCCTTGCCTGGTGCTGGTAACACTCAGGAGGTGGCTTAG
- a CDS encoding FtsW/RodA/SpoVE family cell cycle protein, whose protein sequence is MVSRADRSKFAEWLWTVDHYLLAAFGLLLLAGVVFAFAASPPVAERIGVDSLYFVKRQAMFVVPALVIMLAASLMTPRMVRRAALVVFTVSVFLLIATLFMGFETKGARRWIYIAGVSLQASEFLKPAFVILVAFLLSESGRRREIPGILFAFVLFAICAALLIAQPDFGQTMLLGLVWAGLFFLNGISWVIIIALGLIGVVGLFAAYVFLPHVTNRVDRFLDPSSGDTFQVDTAMESFLSGGWFGQGPGEGTVKRVLPDSHADFIFAVVGEEFGVVVCLLLVGVFAFIVIRGLSHAGRDQDAFSRLATAGLLVLFGLQATINLAVNLHLIPSKGMTLPFISYGGSSLLSSAMTAGAILALTRRRPRPSRSEAVTVSRLSPSSLM, encoded by the coding sequence ATGGTCTCGCGCGCAGATCGCAGCAAATTTGCCGAATGGCTCTGGACGGTGGATCACTATCTGCTTGCTGCTTTCGGGCTGCTGCTTTTGGCAGGAGTGGTCTTTGCCTTTGCGGCAAGCCCGCCCGTGGCGGAACGAATTGGCGTTGACTCTCTTTACTTCGTTAAACGCCAGGCGATGTTTGTTGTTCCTGCGCTCGTTATCATGTTGGCCGCGTCCTTGATGACACCCAGAATGGTCCGCAGGGCAGCGCTTGTCGTGTTCACGGTTTCGGTTTTTCTACTGATCGCCACGCTATTCATGGGATTTGAAACCAAGGGCGCGCGCCGGTGGATTTATATTGCCGGAGTTTCTTTGCAGGCATCGGAATTTCTGAAACCGGCTTTTGTGATCCTGGTGGCGTTTCTGCTCTCTGAAAGCGGACGGAGACGCGAGATCCCGGGCATCTTGTTTGCTTTTGTCCTGTTTGCCATTTGCGCGGCGCTGTTGATCGCACAGCCCGACTTCGGTCAGACCATGCTGCTTGGCCTCGTTTGGGCAGGCCTGTTTTTTCTCAATGGCATTTCGTGGGTGATCATCATAGCGCTGGGGCTGATCGGCGTTGTGGGCCTCTTTGCGGCCTACGTTTTTCTGCCGCACGTTACCAATCGCGTTGATCGTTTTCTTGATCCGAGTTCCGGTGACACCTTCCAGGTAGACACGGCAATGGAGTCCTTCCTGTCCGGAGGCTGGTTCGGTCAGGGGCCGGGTGAGGGGACTGTCAAACGGGTCCTGCCGGACAGCCATGCGGACTTTATCTTCGCCGTTGTCGGCGAGGAGTTTGGCGTTGTTGTTTGCCTGCTGCTGGTTGGTGTCTTTGCCTTTATCGTCATCCGGGGGCTCAGCCATGCGGGTCGCGACCAGGATGCGTTCAGCCGTCTCGCCACGGCTGGTCTGTTGGTTTTGTTCGGGTTACAGGCAACCATCAATCTCGCCGTCAATCTTCACCTGATCCCATCCAAGGGCATGACCTTGCCATTCATTTCCTATGGTGGATCGTCGCTGCTGTCGTCTGCAATGACTGCAGGTGCCATTTTGGCGCTAACCCGGCGGCGTCCGCGGCCCTCGCGCAGCGAAGCTGTGACAGTTAGCCGACTTTCGCCTTCTTCGTTGATGTAG
- the murG gene encoding undecaprenyldiphospho-muramoylpentapeptide beta-N-acetylglucosaminyltransferase: MGKTVLLTAGGTGGHLFPAQALASELLRRGWTVELATDERADKYGSAFPARKVHIIASETIRGRNPISLAKTAFSLLKGTLQARSVIRTLKPDVVAGFGGYPTFPPMFAARMTETPSILHEANAVMGRANKLLAKGVTAIATSVPIEDLPDASSNKQVETGNPVRDAVLEAADLPYDAPRSDGEFKLLVFGGSQGARFFSDLVPPSVEHLPAETRSRLRIVQQCRPEDMERVQKAYQDLGVAAECASFFQDMPQRISQAHIVVCRSGASSVSELSVLGRPSILVPLPGAIDQDQAANAKVLEKAGGAWPIREVDLHPERLAKEIQRFMDAPDMLSKAAERARSVAKPDAVKRLADLVETIALKKGERP, encoded by the coding sequence ATGGGTAAGACAGTATTATTGACGGCGGGTGGCACAGGTGGCCATCTATTTCCCGCGCAGGCGCTGGCAAGTGAATTGCTCCGGCGTGGTTGGACCGTGGAACTGGCAACCGATGAACGTGCAGACAAATACGGGTCTGCTTTTCCCGCCAGAAAAGTGCACATCATCGCATCTGAAACCATCCGAGGCCGCAATCCGATTTCACTCGCGAAGACTGCTTTCAGTCTCCTGAAGGGCACGTTGCAGGCACGCTCCGTGATCAGGACCTTGAAGCCTGACGTTGTCGCGGGTTTTGGAGGTTATCCAACCTTTCCGCCCATGTTTGCAGCCCGTATGACCGAAACGCCATCCATTCTTCATGAAGCCAATGCGGTCATGGGCCGTGCCAACAAACTCCTGGCGAAAGGTGTGACTGCGATCGCCACAAGTGTTCCGATCGAGGACTTGCCCGATGCGTCTTCGAATAAACAGGTCGAAACAGGGAACCCAGTGCGCGATGCCGTTCTGGAGGCTGCCGATCTACCTTATGACGCGCCGCGCTCGGATGGTGAATTCAAGCTGCTTGTCTTCGGTGGTTCCCAGGGAGCAAGGTTCTTTTCAGATCTGGTTCCACCGAGTGTCGAACACTTGCCAGCTGAAACAAGATCCCGTTTGCGCATTGTGCAGCAATGCCGCCCAGAAGACATGGAACGCGTGCAAAAGGCTTATCAAGATCTTGGTGTTGCCGCTGAGTGCGCTTCTTTTTTCCAGGACATGCCACAGCGCATCTCCCAAGCGCATATTGTTGTGTGCCGTTCCGGCGCTTCGTCGGTAAGTGAACTTAGCGTTCTTGGCCGTCCATCCATCCTGGTTCCGCTTCCAGGGGCAATTGACCAGGACCAGGCGGCCAACGCCAAGGTTCTTGAAAAGGCCGGCGGCGCCTGGCCGATCCGCGAGGTGGACCTTCATCCGGAGCGCCTAGCAAAAGAAATCCAACGCTTCATGGATGCACCCGACATGCTGTCGAAAGCTGCTGAAAGAGCGCGCAGCGTCGCCAAACCGGATGCAGTGAAGCGATTGGCCGATTTGGTCGAGACCATTGCGCTTAAAAAAGGAGAACGGCCATGA
- the murC gene encoding UDP-N-acetylmuramate--L-alanine ligase translates to MKMPQDIGPIHFVGIGGIGMSGIAEVLKTLGYQVQGSDMAENANVQRLRANGIPVTVGHEADNLGEAEVLVVSSAIKKDNPELVAAREKLIPVVRRAEMLAELMRFKQAIAVGGTHGKTTTTSMVAALLDAGRLDPTVINGGIINAYGTNARMGAGDWMVVEADESDGTFVKLPADVAIVTNIDPEHLDHYGDFAGVRAAFRQFIENVPFYGFAVMCLDHPEVQTMIGTIEDRRVVTYGTNPQADVRYTDVSMDGGKSIFSVTIRDRRTDQEIELKDLVLPMPGLHNVSNATAAIAVAAQLGVGPVDLEKGISSFGGVKRRFTHTGTVDGVQIFDDYGHHPVEIKAVLHAARQSTAGKVIAVMQPHRYTRLQSLFDDFSNCFNDADSVIIAPVFAAGEQPIEGALHTDLVSGMKTRGHRQVQAIDGPEEIPGLVKELAEPGDFVVCLGAGNITQWAYALPKQLEEL, encoded by the coding sequence ATGAAAATGCCGCAGGACATCGGACCGATCCATTTTGTCGGCATCGGCGGTATCGGCATGAGCGGTATTGCCGAAGTGTTGAAAACGCTTGGCTATCAGGTGCAGGGCTCCGACATGGCCGAGAACGCCAATGTTCAAAGGCTGCGCGCGAACGGCATTCCAGTCACTGTCGGGCATGAGGCGGATAATCTCGGGGAAGCTGAAGTTCTTGTCGTCTCTTCGGCGATCAAGAAGGACAATCCGGAACTGGTCGCAGCTCGTGAGAAGCTTATTCCTGTCGTGCGGCGCGCTGAAATGCTGGCAGAACTGATGCGCTTCAAGCAGGCGATTGCGGTCGGTGGAACCCATGGCAAGACAACCACCACATCCATGGTGGCGGCCTTGCTGGACGCGGGCCGGTTGGATCCGACAGTGATCAATGGCGGGATCATCAATGCCTATGGCACCAATGCCCGGATGGGAGCTGGTGACTGGATGGTTGTAGAGGCCGATGAAAGCGACGGTACGTTTGTAAAGCTTCCGGCAGATGTTGCCATCGTCACGAACATCGACCCAGAGCATCTCGATCACTATGGCGATTTCGCTGGGGTGCGCGCGGCGTTCCGGCAATTCATCGAGAATGTGCCGTTCTATGGGTTCGCCGTGATGTGTCTTGATCATCCGGAAGTCCAGACCATGATCGGAACCATTGAAGACCGTCGTGTGGTTACCTATGGCACCAATCCGCAGGCGGATGTCCGGTACACCGATGTGTCCATGGATGGCGGCAAGTCGATCTTTTCAGTCACCATCAGGGATCGGCGCACGGACCAGGAGATCGAACTGAAGGATCTCGTTCTGCCAATGCCGGGACTGCACAATGTATCCAATGCTACGGCTGCGATTGCTGTGGCAGCGCAACTCGGTGTCGGTCCGGTAGATTTGGAAAAGGGAATATCCTCTTTCGGCGGCGTGAAGCGACGGTTCACCCACACGGGGACCGTGGATGGGGTCCAGATTTTTGACGACTACGGTCATCATCCCGTGGAAATCAAGGCGGTCCTTCATGCGGCCCGTCAATCCACAGCGGGCAAAGTTATCGCCGTTATGCAGCCGCATCGATATACGCGGCTGCAAAGCCTGTTCGACGATTTTTCCAACTGCTTCAACGATGCCGACAGTGTGATAATCGCACCGGTGTTTGCCGCGGGTGAGCAGCCGATTGAAGGCGCTCTGCATACCGACCTTGTGTCCGGCATGAAAACGCGCGGGCATCGACAGGTTCAGGCCATCGATGGTCCCGAAGAGATCCCTGGTCTCGTCAAGGAACTGGCGGAACCTGGCGACTTCGTCGTCTGCCTTGGCGCCGGAAACATCACACAATGGGCCTATGCCTTGCCCAAGCAGCTTGAAGAATTGTGA
- the murB gene encoding UDP-N-acetylmuramate dehydrogenase: protein MSFPDLLQLYPELEDGVRGRLTTNQPLSAVTWFRTGGPAQLMFQPADEDDLSAFLAKLPRDIPVLPVGLGSNLLIRDGGLEGVVVRLSAKGFGSIEKMEGNRLSAGAAVPDKRLAEAAATAGLGGFAFYTGIPGGLGGALRMNAGAHGTETRERMVELTAIDRDGKKVVLSNSEMGYAYRHSAASRNLIFTSAVFEGIPQNESAIRGEMSEVVAHREKAQPIREKTGGSTFKNPPGTSAWKEVDAAGCRGLTIGGAQMSEMHCNFMINTGTATGYDLELLGETVRAKVLAHSGIKLEWEIKRLGQFGTQGAIKPFLGQEGEAA from the coding sequence ATGTCGTTTCCCGATCTGCTTCAGCTCTATCCGGAACTTGAAGACGGTGTTCGCGGCAGACTGACGACCAATCAGCCGCTCTCTGCAGTGACCTGGTTCCGGACGGGGGGGCCGGCGCAGCTGATGTTCCAACCTGCAGATGAAGACGATCTTTCAGCTTTCTTGGCGAAGCTGCCGCGCGACATTCCTGTGCTGCCCGTTGGTCTTGGTTCAAACCTTCTGATCCGCGACGGCGGCCTTGAAGGGGTGGTTGTAAGACTGAGTGCCAAGGGGTTCGGTTCCATTGAAAAGATGGAGGGAAATCGCCTGAGTGCTGGTGCTGCTGTTCCCGACAAACGCCTGGCGGAAGCGGCAGCAACAGCCGGGTTGGGCGGATTTGCATTTTACACCGGCATTCCTGGCGGGCTCGGCGGCGCGCTTCGGATGAATGCAGGTGCCCATGGCACTGAAACTCGCGAACGAATGGTGGAACTGACTGCAATCGACCGAGACGGGAAGAAGGTGGTGTTAAGCAATTCGGAGATGGGGTACGCCTATCGCCATTCGGCAGCTTCCCGAAACCTGATTTTTACCTCCGCAGTCTTCGAGGGCATTCCACAGAACGAAAGCGCCATTCGCGGGGAAATGTCTGAAGTTGTCGCCCATCGGGAAAAAGCCCAGCCAATCCGCGAGAAGACGGGTGGATCCACTTTCAAGAACCCGCCGGGCACTTCGGCCTGGAAGGAAGTTGATGCCGCCGGCTGCCGGGGTCTGACGATTGGTGGTGCGCAAATGTCAGAAATGCACTGCAATTTCATGATCAATACCGGCACGGCCACCGGATATGACCTGGAACTCCTGGGCGAAACGGTGCGGGCGAAGGTGCTGGCACACAGCGGCATAAAGCTGGAATGGGAAATCAAACGTCTCGGTCAGTTTGGCACGCAGGGTGCCATCAAGCCGTTCCTTGGACAAGAAGGGGAGGCCGCGTAG
- a CDS encoding D-alanine--D-alanine ligase, with protein sequence MAKKHVAVLMGGWVNERPVSLSSGKDCADALEEAGYKVTRVDVDRNVSAVLKKLQPDVAFNALHGPFGEDGCIQGILEFLNIPYTHSGVMASSLAMNKVKAKAVMGAAGIPITEHIVVNRHKIQREHPMEPPYVLKPINEGSSFGVLIVKQDQEFPPQELSRTDWPYPDVLMCERFIEGRELTCAVRDDTPLGVIDIIPMGHGFYDYDAKYVEGGSKHILPAKISPIVYQTIETLAVKAHQALGCRGVSRADFRFDEREDGSGELICLEVNTQPGMTPTSLVPEMAAHKGMSFKDLVSWMVEDASCCR encoded by the coding sequence ATGGCTAAGAAACACGTCGCCGTATTGATGGGTGGATGGGTCAATGAACGACCGGTCTCTCTTTCCAGCGGAAAAGACTGCGCGGATGCCCTGGAAGAGGCGGGTTACAAAGTCACCCGGGTCGATGTTGATCGGAACGTCTCTGCTGTTTTGAAGAAATTGCAGCCTGATGTGGCCTTCAATGCGCTTCACGGACCGTTCGGCGAGGATGGTTGCATTCAGGGAATTTTAGAATTTCTTAACATCCCCTACACCCATTCCGGTGTGATGGCTTCCAGCCTTGCGATGAACAAAGTGAAGGCCAAAGCGGTGATGGGAGCCGCCGGAATTCCGATAACCGAACACATTGTCGTGAACCGGCACAAGATCCAGCGCGAGCATCCGATGGAGCCGCCATACGTCCTCAAGCCGATCAATGAGGGCTCCAGCTTCGGAGTCCTGATTGTCAAGCAAGATCAAGAGTTTCCGCCCCAGGAGCTTAGCCGGACCGACTGGCCTTACCCCGATGTTCTGATGTGCGAGCGGTTCATTGAAGGGCGGGAACTTACCTGCGCGGTGAGGGATGATACCCCCCTTGGCGTCATTGATATCATTCCGATGGGGCACGGCTTCTACGATTACGATGCAAAATATGTAGAAGGCGGTTCAAAACACATTCTTCCTGCAAAAATTTCACCGATTGTTTACCAAACCATAGAGACACTAGCGGTTAAGGCGCATCAGGCTTTGGGATGCCGAGGTGTTTCCAGGGCCGATTTCCGATTCGACGAACGCGAAGACGGAAGCGGAGAACTGATCTGCCTTGAAGTGAACACGCAACCAGGCATGACGCCCACATCTCTTGTTCCGGAAATGGCGGCACACAAGGGAATGAGTTTCAAAGACCTGGTCAGTTGGATGGTTGAGGACGCGAGTTGCTGTCGCTAG
- a CDS encoding cell division protein FtsQ/DivIB, translating to MSDALLSAAGFGIEAVKLSGQREINEFQILEALEIHEGTSLALFDAAGARERLNDMAWVKNASVMKFYPSTLQIKIEERVPYALWQRGDLVSIVNESGDVITDDVDGRYANLLLVVNHGAQRRAVEINKALENVPELRPRVRAAFLISDRRWDLQLENGISIRLPEQNIDAALADLVKMDDENGLLSRDIVAIDMRLGDRVTVRLSDEAAEERNIMTGGEGGSKKKERDT from the coding sequence GTGTCCGATGCGCTGCTCTCTGCGGCCGGCTTCGGGATCGAAGCGGTCAAGCTGTCAGGGCAGCGTGAAATCAACGAATTTCAGATCCTCGAAGCGCTCGAAATTCACGAGGGCACATCTCTGGCACTCTTCGATGCCGCGGGTGCCCGCGAGCGTTTGAACGACATGGCCTGGGTGAAGAACGCTTCGGTGATGAAATTTTATCCGAGCACACTTCAGATCAAGATCGAAGAGAGGGTGCCGTACGCTCTGTGGCAACGCGGAGATCTGGTGTCGATCGTAAACGAATCAGGCGACGTCATTACTGACGATGTCGACGGTCGTTATGCAAACCTGTTGCTGGTCGTTAATCACGGTGCGCAACGCAGGGCTGTCGAAATTAACAAGGCCCTTGAGAATGTGCCGGAGCTGCGGCCACGTGTGCGGGCTGCATTTCTGATCAGTGATCGTCGTTGGGATCTTCAACTTGAAAACGGTATCTCAATCCGGCTCCCGGAGCAGAATATTGATGCGGCTCTGGCAGACCTTGTGAAGATGGATGATGAAAACGGATTGCTGTCGCGAGACATCGTGGCCATCGACATGCGCCTTGGCGACAGGGTCACCGTTCGTTTGTCGGATGAGGCTGCCGAAGAGCGCAACATCATGACCGGTGGCGAAGGCGGGTCGAAGAAGAAGGAGCGGGACACATGA
- the ftsA gene encoding cell division protein FtsA, translated as MSRSSSNLYLPKMRPLPSRRAVVMSVLDVGSTKVCCLIAKLIPQEDKAILSSRSHKVEVLGYGYQRSRGIKSGVVVDMDAAEQAIRLAVDSAERMAGVTVESLIANISCGRLQSEIYSAGVPLAGESVSEADIQRVLSAGSSHSVTDGRAVTHALPISYSLDGSRGIRDPRGMMGHKLGVDMQVVTAEVPPVRNLELCINRGHLHVETMVATPFASGLSTIVDDEAELGVACIDMGGGTTTLSVFVDGHMVHLDAIAVGGNHVTTDIARAFATRLQDAERLKTLYGSPLASSSDDRDLLTVPPLESDSDLPNQIPRSALTRVIRPRVEEILELVRDRLTASGFAGRVGKQIVLTGGASQLTGLGEVARHILGRNVRLGRPLGVAGLPEAAKGPAFAAAVGLLIYPQVAQIEQFEHKSRRSGWGGQSGYLARVGQWIRESF; from the coding sequence ATGAGCCGTTCCTCATCAAACCTTTATCTTCCGAAAATGCGGCCCCTGCCCAGCAGGCGCGCTGTTGTCATGTCCGTTCTCGACGTTGGTTCGACCAAGGTTTGCTGCCTGATTGCCAAACTGATCCCGCAGGAAGACAAGGCCATCCTCTCCAGCCGGTCCCACAAGGTGGAAGTGCTGGGATATGGCTATCAGCGTTCGCGCGGCATCAAATCGGGTGTTGTCGTCGATATGGATGCTGCCGAACAGGCAATCCGTCTTGCAGTCGACAGCGCAGAGCGCATGGCCGGTGTCACCGTTGAATCTCTGATCGCCAATATCAGTTGCGGCCGGTTGCAGAGCGAGATCTACAGCGCTGGTGTGCCGCTGGCCGGCGAAAGTGTCTCCGAGGCCGACATTCAGCGCGTGCTTTCTGCAGGTTCAAGCCATTCAGTGACGGACGGCCGTGCGGTTACCCACGCTTTGCCGATTTCCTATTCGTTGGATGGCAGCCGTGGAATTCGCGATCCGCGCGGTATGATGGGCCACAAACTTGGCGTGGACATGCAAGTGGTCACGGCAGAAGTGCCCCCTGTCCGCAATCTTGAGCTATGCATCAATCGTGGCCACCTTCATGTGGAAACCATGGTTGCCACGCCGTTTGCCAGCGGCTTGTCCACGATTGTCGACGATGAGGCCGAACTTGGTGTTGCCTGCATCGACATGGGCGGCGGCACCACAACGCTGTCGGTCTTTGTCGACGGTCACATGGTGCATCTGGATGCGATTGCCGTTGGTGGCAACCATGTGACAACAGACATTGCTCGCGCATTTGCAACGCGTCTTCAGGATGCGGAGCGTTTGAAAACACTTTACGGCTCGCCGCTGGCGTCCAGCTCCGACGATCGTGACTTGCTCACGGTCCCGCCGCTGGAAAGCGACAGCGACCTGCCAAACCAGATTCCGCGTTCGGCCTTGACCAGGGTCATTCGTCCGCGCGTGGAAGAAATCCTTGAACTCGTGAGGGATCGGCTTACGGCCTCCGGTTTTGCCGGAAGGGTGGGCAAGCAGATCGTTCTGACAGGGGGCGCAAGTCAGCTCACGGGTCTTGGAGAAGTTGCGCGTCACATCCTGGGGCGCAACGTCCGTCTTGGCCGGCCATTAGGCGTCGCCGGTCTTCCCGAGGCTGCCAAAGGTCCGGCATTTGCTGCCGCGGTAGGCCTCTTGATTTATCCGCAAGTCGCCCAGATCGAACAGTTCGAGCACAAGAGCCGTCGATCCGGGTGGGGCGGGCAATCTGGTTATCTGGCCCGTGTCGGTCAGTGGATCAGGGAAAGCTTCTGA